The following coding sequences are from one Remersonia thermophila strain ATCC 22073 chromosome 2, whole genome shotgun sequence window:
- a CDS encoding 60S ribosomal protein uL1 yields MSKITVAGVRQNVAELLDYSNNTKKRNFLETVELQIGLKNYDPQRDKRFSGTVKLPSVPRPNMSICILGDQFDIDRAKHGGVDAMSADDLKKLNKNKKLIKKLARKYDAFIASEALIKQIPRLLGPGLSKAGKFPTPVSHSDDLSGKITEVKSTVKFQLKKVLCMGVAVGNVGMTQEQLVANIMLAINYLVSLLKKGWQNVGSLTIKATMSPPKRIY; encoded by the exons ATGTCCAAGATTACCGTCG CTGGTGTGCGTCAGAACGTTGCTGAGCTGCTCGACtacagcaacaacaccaagaagcgcaacTTCCTGGAGACCGTCGA GCTCCAGATCGGCCTCAAGAACTATGACCCCCAGCGTGACAAGCGTTTCTCGGGCACGGTGAAGCTGCCTAGCGTCCCGCGCCCGAACATGAGCATCTGCATCCTGGGTGACCAGTTCGATATCGACCGTGCCAAGCACGGCGGTGTGGATGCCATGAGCGCCGACGATCTGAAGAAGctcaacaagaacaagaagctCATCAAGAAGCTCGCGCGCAAGTACGACGCCTTCATCGCTTCCGAGGCCCTGATCAAGCAGATCCCCCGTCTGCTGGGTCCCGGTCTGTCCAAGG CCGGCAAGTTCCCCACGCCCGTCTCGCACTCGGATGATCTCAGCGGCAAGATCACCGAGGTCAAGTCGACCGTCAAGTTCCAGCTCAAGAAGGTTCTGTGCATGGGTGTTGCCGTCGGCAACGTCGGCATGACGCAGGAGCAGCTGGTCGCCAACATCATGCTGGCCATCAACTACCTGGTTTCCCTGCTCAAGAAGGGCTGGCAGAACGTTGGCAGCCTTACCATCAAGGCTACCATGTCGCCGCCCAAGCGCATCTACTAA